From the genome of Tachypleus tridentatus isolate NWPU-2018 chromosome 6, ASM421037v1, whole genome shotgun sequence:
AATTATCACGTGttaaaaacataagataaacaGCTTCAGTTTATTTCTAGCCTATATTACATGCAGAGTggactttttgtttcttttctttttgatgTCAGTTATTAGAAGGTTGAACTCGAATCTGTAAAGAAAACAGACTCACTATAAAAAATAGCTTCTTTTGGTGTggtgaaagaaatatttacataattaggCACAAGtagtttcatattttacaaatagATAAGATATAAGAAAAAATAGTTCAGACAGTAGTTATGGATTGcctatcatacattttatttttgtgagaaaCACAAGTACTGAAAACACTTTGGATTTAAATGTTGGTTTAAACTCACTGCAGTGAAGACCCAAACAGTTGTTTATTTTGCTGGTGTTTAAGGCTATTACTAATAGAGTTAACTAACACTGTAACATGTTAAATAAGACAAAGTTTAGAAGAAAAGTTAGATATTTTATGGCTAAAAAGAAAGCACAAGATTAATTGTCAAACAttcactaacattattttttcttgattACATTAGAAAACGTAAAGCACACAAATTACAGTCCAGTTGGTTCAAAAACTGGACAGATAAATTTCTTTTAGctttgttgtatttattacacataatttatttgtatattaaaacttgattatattaaaataaactgttgatttttcaaaacttatttaaaaataataattcatcttTACCACAGCGCCATCTAATACGTGGTCGTTCTGCTTAGTGGCATTAATATAGCCTTCTCTTTTGGCAAAGTTAACAAACCCATAACCACGGGACATTCCTGTTTCTTTGTTCTGAGAAAGATttcaaagaaaaaaggaaaaacttTGTTACTGTTCAAAAATTACACAAGCTTTCAGGATGCTGAATTTTAATATCTTTCACACAGTAATTATTATGGtcatatagtaaacaacaaaGTTTATCTAGTGAAAATCAAAGTTCACTAAGACAACAAACACATCTATCAGTTGATTTAAACTATAATATATCAGCAGGTAGAGTACAAAAAGTATTGTTCGAGGTAACTGTCAGTTTTAGAAcactttaaaaaagttttaatttatttaagttcagacaataataaagaaaactagtTTCACTATAATGTGAAAGCAGGAGCATATACCACAAAATACTAAGAAAGTAGCGCCATCTAATGAATAACACCATAAACAAAAATCCACATATAATTTCACACTTTGGGTAGTCAGTATtcataaagttagaaaaatacaGTATGTGCaagaaacaagttttgttttttaatcacagaacataattttaattaacacttGCAACAAGAACAGGTTTTCACTGGCAAAACGAACAAAACCAGAATTCCCATTTAAAATGTTACTCTATTAtaagatagttataaaaatagttttgtttgtttgttttgaaattcgcacaaagctactcgagggatatctgtgctagtcgtccctaatttagtagtgtaagactagagggaaggcagctagtcatcaccacccaccgccaactttgggctactcttttaccaacaaaaagtgggattgactgtcacattataacgcccccacggcgactcggatgcgaacccgcgaccctcatataaAAGTAGTATTCTTAAGTTAACTAAAAGAAAGTTATAATGATGAAATCTGAGATTCCAATGGAAAACGTGTTAATAATGTAGAGACTTTATTCTCCATGTCCACTTTCATCACTATCTTTCTTGCTTCTATTTTTATCAAGTTCAGGAGACAGCcctaaatagttgttgtttttatttagtaataaattttTCCAGTACTTATCAATTTTCACTTACAATCAAATTAAAGAAGTGAATTGTATTATCTTATTCAAGTCATTTATAAACCAGATTTTTAgggtaaaaattaataactattattcatataacacatacacaaataaattataaacttataatgttatattatctcaGGCAGATGTCTGCTTCTGATGGCAAAGTTCATGTAATATGTTCATCCACATATTACTACTGTCCTCACTCTTCTATTCATCTTTTGATCTTTTTTCACAATTTAACTGAGTTTCAATGAGAAAACAGATTCTGTAATCTAACGAAGTAGCTCTCATTTATAGCTGTCCATTTGAAAGAAAAATGCCATCATAACAGCCACTCTCTTGATCAAGGATTTCACATATTGCTTTCCAAAGATGGGTACACACTATAGACAAGGTTTTAAAGTTCGTGAACCACCCTGAACAGACAGTATGTAGTGATATAATTCATAATACAAATAGAAGATAATTTCCTATTCCTAGATATGCTGTCATCAAAACACATTAATGAAAAACACAGATACTGCTAAACAGGTCCACAATAAGTAAAACCACCCTGACACTAAAGACAGATATTTTAGAATGTATAGTCTCCAGTGTAAAGATGATTTGTAATATAGAAGAtgctaaaacaaatgaaaaaaacacaacactaacacTTTCTTTAACAGCAGATATCCTGAACAACTGATACaaaggaaataaaaacacaaataccaAAAGTAAGAGTGAAAAacttacacacacaaacaaccaTATTCTGCTCATAGATTCATGTATGGTGttgtaacaaaatgaaaacaaactttacttacaaaaacaacaagaGCTGAAGTAACATATCCAAACTGAGAAAAGTATTCTCTAAGTTCACCTGTGAGGAAATAAGATAAAGTATTATAGACAATGAATAACTATTTGTAACTTTGTCAAATCTGTCAGTTACTCAAGTCGACAATTGGACAATTAATTCAACTACTTGGTTGTCCGTAAGATCAACTGCATTGACAAAGTGTCTTATAaagtatttgattaattaaaatcaatgtttCCACTTCTTGcagtttattttaactgtttaagtAATCTGTCATTATGgtctttcattattattttttattaattcagaaTTGTTCTGTTTGACTGCTTAGTCTTGTGATTCAAGAATATtatcaattaatataaattatttctatttaagTCACACAAACCTCATGTGAAACAAATTGTTTAATTGAATATAATTGATTGATAAATCAAACAATAAACTGATCACAAATCATCTAGCTCCAAAAacccaaaaaatatttttacaagtataACAGATAAAAAGTGTTTTTGAATGGCAAAGTTTTGAAATGTTCTCTGTATGAAGACGATATATGgacattattaaacattttgtggaAATTAGagttagtatattaaaaaaaaatctcaataaGTCACTAGCACGTGTTTCTCATGTAATCAAACTTAAATATACTCAGCAAACAAGAAACTGTCAATCCACCTGTTTTTCTGGTATTATGATTTTTAACCCTACATGACTTTACAGCACCTAAAATGTATGTGATAACAAGGGCAGACTTGTTACTCCTTgcttattatttatctatttacatcCTTAGGGTGCTTGGCATATACCAAAGCACAAGCTCTTCCCCATCAAACTGCAGAGTATCACCCCAGTATGTTAGTCAGAGGCTAGGTAGCATTGCACCATCCCTAATTCCAAACCAATGATCACAGGGAGGTAACTTGGTGATCACAGGGGGATAACTAGCTAGCAGCAATTAAGTTTATACTCTATTATTTCTGACTAATCTTTAGAAAACATttgtgtaagttatattaaaatatgttcatgtATTGAATTTTCAGTTACAAGGGTTTATTTTTCACACACATCTAGCAACAAGCAAAAATTGGTGACATCTGATTATAATTTAATACGCCCCCCCTCATGAGACAGTGggagatgtttgttaaaaaaccaaaaaatacaccatccaaattagtttttcttaatttgaactgaaaaaattttggacatgtttatTGGTTTTAAAGAATGCATTTCCTACAATATTTTAGCATAAAGGCTGCAAAAAGTGATTTGAAGTGGTGGCTGAAATCCATTAGTGCTTCATGAGCTTAATGGCTAAGCATCAGAAACATGGAAGTCTCCAAATGGCAGAAAAAGGCACTTAGAACCATGTTGGTAGATATTATGCAGCAAGCCAAGTACAATAGCATGTCTGTTGCTActttcaaagtgttcctgtcAAATTCTCCCACTACTGACTACTGTGGTGCTTCTACCTTCTCTACCAAATCACAGGTGAAATCATTTGTATCCAAGttgaaagataaacataaaaagtggTAGAAGAAccaaaaaaaattcacaaatgaTAAGTAATGATTTGATGATGCTGAGAATGtggatttattgatatatattgaatttacACCCAGTGGATAGACCTTAGTCATAACTAGTATGGAGTCTTGAGGATACtgtatttcacttaaatatttatcaattaacaaatgaaaacatgTATTGAAGCTGTTTCGAAAGATACGTCCAAAACAACCCCATTGGGGAGTTTCTCAAttcaatttacttttaatattcaacaaattgtagAGTAAAGACACCCCTTGGCTTCTGAGGGTcacatgagaaaaacatttcaaaacattagataacttttaacttcttatattaaaatattagaattaaattatGTGCTGAACTTTTACCTTTTAGAACTAAGCTGAACCTCAACACACTATGTGTATTACTAACCTAATGTGAAATCAGTAATGATATGAAACTTTACATgaattatttccattttaacaCACAGTTATCAACTTTTGTTCCAATAATGTTTAAACTTTCAGTGCATAATTCCTGCACGGGTGATTGGACTATTCTACGTTGACACACATACTGTTGATGTAAATCTGGTGTGTAAGAGTTGACACTAATGTTACAGTTATTTAGGGAGTATTGGAAATTTTAACACTCACTCAGTGTAGTGTCACATTTACACTGATAGCACTACTGGTAACAGTATAGTCttgtaatttgtttctgtttgatcTGTTATCATGTAACCAACAATGGTCAAAGGTAAACACGTTTTATTTGTCAATTATCAACAAAGATGTCTATAAAATTATAAAGCATGACCCAGCTGATGGTACGTATTATTTTGTACATGAAACATTAGTTTCTGTTTATTAATATACGACAGATATCTTGTAAAAATTAGCCCAACATTTTACTAGATAACTTGTGAAAGTTGTTGAATATAGTActgataaatgtaaataaaagagTATAAACTATCTACATACGTCTGCTGACTGTCCAAGGAAGGTTCCCAACAAATATTCGTTGAATGGAGCGTGAAGCCATATCctttaattaaaatcaataatatttgcacagaatataattaaaatagaactacctggataaaataaatactaattgcAGTTTATACCACGAATTCCGGTTATATAATTAATGTCGAAAAACCTCGTAGCAACACGCGCCACCTAACAAATCTGTTtcgaaatattatttttgattaatttcatagatatatattaagttttctttcattgtacattcattatattttccaaattaaaaatactatcaAATACATCAGAGGTAAGGAAGGATCGCCATTTTTAACAAAGGAGTTTTAAAATCTTGGcgaaatgtttttaaaacgaattgaataaacatattataattgaTTATTTCGTATACCTAGAAGCAAAGTGAATATTATAACCGAGTCTTCCAACTTAAAACGATTCTTGGAGATATTAACATAGTTctgagtttaaaaaaacaacaacagcaaaacgGTCTGTTCATTAGCTTAAGGCTTCTAGCATCACAATGTAAATAAAAAGTGTAGATATTACAATCACCAATATTtatggtataaatatttacaaatgtagTAATATATTACTCTACAGTACCAAAAAAGCAATAATTTTTTACGggaattattcaatatatttttaattatgtaataaaattatatcttatAGAATAACTATTGTTTTCataagtttcttttctttatttgtttttgaatttcacgcaaagctactcgaggactatctgccctagccgtccctaatttagcagcgtaagactagagggaaggcagctagtcatcactacccaccgccaactcttgggctactcttttactaatccgaatagtgggattaaccgtaacattttaacgtccccacgggcgagcatgtttggtgcgaccgggatttgaacccgcgaccctcaggttacgagtcgaacgccttaacccctcTGGCCGTGATGGGCATTTTCATAAGCAATGGCATACAACAAGCTATTTGCACTCCGTCCACCGTGAGAAATCAAATCCTGAAGTTTTATAaccgtgtgttttttttaaatgcaaatagattattaaatatacatatatatattatttcaagtgCATACTTCCTTGCGAACATGCTTCTCACGTTATTactttcttgaaaatattttaaacttgatcACAATTCGCAAACAACAGATTTAGCTATTATTATTAACTACAGATACCTAACTAACGAATAGTTGTTGTCAGTACAGTTTTTGTACTTCTTCGTCTTTAAGGACATTGAAAGGTCTTTTAACCAAATCAGGTGTCGTCCTTAAATTGTGGGTTATTACCCacttttataaaatgaattacTTATGCAACGTGTGCATGTATTCCTAATCCAGTTTAATCAAAGTTATCAGTAAACGATATAAGAGGTAAAGTTTGGAGCAGTATAAACGTTTTCAATGCTTAGCAGCCATATTCGGTTTTATTAGAGATGGTTATAAGTTTAGTACTCAGGTGGTATTTCGTTTGTTGATAAGCGCAAAATTACATTGTTGGCTATTCCTACTGTGTccattgtggtttgttttgtttttgttttgaattttgcgcaaagctacaggactctctgcgctagccatccttaattttaggctactcttttactaacgaacaggggaattgatcgtaacattatcacgcccccacggctgaaagggcgagcttgtttggtgtgacggggattcgaaaccgcgaccctcagattacgagtcgagtgccttaaccacctacccGTGCCAGGCCTGTCCATTGCGGATATCGCAAGCCAGTTTCTAGCCTGATAACTTCTTAGATCACCAAGAAGTCACCGAGGGGcttcaaaaagtaaaatattaccaTTTGCAGACGAATAATTTTGgcttatttactgttttttcagcatattaataatataataaaaagtatgtattatatttaaaatttatatcaaatcTGTTTTTGCATCAAATGGCTTTTAAAAATCGTGTTTTGACTTCtgttgtgtgtgttgtttatttgCCAGCCTGAAaagtggtttgttttaaatttcgcgcaaaactagatAAGTTTAGCAGAatgagactagaagaaaggcggctagtcatcaccacccactgccaactcgtgggctactctcttaccatcgaaaagtgggattgactagTATATTATGACGCCCTCACGAGTGAAAGGATGAACCtgtgtggtgtgacgggaattcgaacccgtgcaCCTCGGATAagaagtcgagtgctttaatcacctggccatgctgggccaccagCCTGAAGCGCTCTGGATTGAGTTAAACGCGTCGTTGGCATTGAACATGACAAATATAATGTGGctgtattactattattatacactcttctaaatattaaaaatcccaaatggactaaaattatgaatacagtgtttgaaaatgtagtaggtctaatattaatgtattgtaaaACTGTAGATCAAAAATTTGCTTAATTTCTGATGACTGTACAATttgctaaaatgttttattttacgtaATTGTTTTTCTAGAAGAAAATGTATTATGTTCAAGAAATTAGTGAGTGGCTTCTGAATTTTAATCTTCAAAGATGTTTTCTAATACTGATTTGAGTCACTATATACTTTTTTGTgaacatatgtttgtttgttttatgaatttcgcacaaagctactcaatggctatctgtgctagccgtccctaatttagcagtgtaagactagagggaaggcagctagtcatcaccacccaccgccaactcttgggctactcttttaccaacgaatagtgggattgaccgtcaattataacgcccccacggctgaaagggcgagcatgtttgacgcgacggggatgtgaatccgcgactctcagattacgagtcgcacgccttaacatgcttggccatgccgggccctatgtgaacattatgtttaaatcggataactttataaaatatttatgtgattGTGTCATTTACTTCTTGGATTAGTAGTTATACCGCAGTTATCCATCGTGTGAATATTAACCAGCATTAATAGAgtagtttaacaaaataaaataaatgcttgTTGTTCTCAATAGATCAGTTTACATATTTCGAGAGTTTATATGAGAAGACTCTCGGTAGAACAGAGGTAAATTTTCtgatttacaatggtaaaatcaggcgtttgattGCCCTGAGTGAATACAGGAGATGACCTGACTGTTTTCTACAATAAAAACACATgtgtttagaaatgtttgataTGCATTTCATATCCAAAGTTATTGTGCGTCTTTTCCTTTTCATTTGGAATGGTGGTAAGTCTAAGTGCTTATAATGgtaaaaatcaggtttctatgtaaagaaatttaaaatatttataaacatttgttactttaattgatatattcgtttttgtttgatttttcgtATTTAAACAGTTATATAAGCAATTCAAGTTtcatcaagttttatttttcgcataaaaatattattattatatccatTAATTGAAATATCGTAATTAATACTTTCGTGTTATCCATCAAGCTCAAAACTcaattaaaaactgatattttagtgATCATATCTAGTTACATAATTTCACAATTCGTCATAAAAGAAACGTGGGTCCTGagtttttgctataagaataacagtattaaaaattatttatttttaacggTAATTTTGGATTGGTTCCGtaaacatgatttatttttaaaaatggcgGATAAAGTTAAATCGGAAGCGCTTGATTGGAATATTGACACAGAAGTTCAGCTTTTTCATGCAATGCGAGGCCATAAGCCTGTTGgttagaataaattaaatttactctTCAATTTAGTGCActgtttaatattacatttttgatAAGTTCCAAGTTCATTATCCGTACTTAATACCGGCTTGGTCTATTAGGTTACTCTGTAAATTATACTATTTACAATGTTGTCAGTTATCTGTACAGTACGAAATTGCTATAGATTAACGTTTTAGCTATACCGTAAT
Proteins encoded in this window:
- the LOC143254034 gene encoding SRA stem-loop-interacting RNA-binding protein, mitochondrial-like; the protein is MASRSIQRIFVGNLPWTVSRRELREYFSQFGYVTSALVVFNKETGMSRGYGFVNFAKREGYINATKQNDHVLDGAVIRVQPSNN